In a single window of the Nitrospinota bacterium genome:
- a CDS encoding isoleucine--tRNA ligase, which produces MSEDTAADAPFDDKAPAKAGYEKVDSWFDLPAMERDILKLWEDTDAFNLLREKNRGKEKYSFLDGPITANNPMGVHHAWGRTYKDAYQRYWAMNGRELRYQNGFDCQGLWVEVEVEKEKGFTTKRQVEEYGIDRFVNDCKARVIKYSGVQTDQSKRLGMWMDWDNSYYTMSEENNYSIWAFLKKCHSEGKVYRGTDVMPWSGRSGCAYSHMEVIEGRKLVAHTSVFVRFPLIDKPGENLLIWTTTPWTLTSNVAAAVNVDLEYVRLRSKKDGQIYYVAAENVEFKRLDKQFKEKKEWLDGVPKLKTIAQIFNERGGYEIEGKIKGAGLVGLRYAGPFDELEAQSIPGGYPFENPGVTTPAKEAHRVIDGGRDSQGNPAVVAGEGTGIVHIAPGCGDVDHVIGKKEGLPLLSPLDAGALFIDKFGSFTGKNATSNDVRDLVLDSLTQKGLLIATEQYPHFYPHCWRTGDELVFRLVDEWYINMDWRERIKKIVDDIRWIPAWGHDREMEWLENMSDWMISKKRFWGLALPIWACEKCGHFDVIGGREELKSRAIEGWDKFEGHTPHRPWIDQVKIACEKCGSKAHRVPDVGNPWLDAGIVPYSTTGYSTDREYWAKWIPADLIVECFPGQFRNWFYSLLAMSAMMENMAPFKTLKGYALVRDEKGEEMHKSKGNAIWFNDAADQAGADVMRWLYMRHDPAKNLNFGFALLREIRGKFINTLWNTYGFYVNYARIAGFVPSENHTPFTERRDFDRWIITELEDVITRCRASIEDINIRGATRALEDFVETLSNWYIRHNRRRFWGELTDPDCRAAFETLFECLYGITRLAAPIIPFMTEKMYQNLLRAVVKDAPVSVHLADYPVSDPSRMDRALADEMEAVIRINSIALSAREAKKIKVRQPLSLLTVGPANPVEARAVARFEETLKESLNVKKIEIAALGAKSPMSYDLKPDFKKLGPRMGKLMNVLAQAIGVSKDELIASLKSGAETVTVNIEGGPVELTKEDLILAGVSPESLAVAEDGNTWVAFNAEITEEIRIEGYMREILRKLQVARKNEGLEIENRIMLKWDTASESLEKVFEVHGAYLAEELLAVSVERVKGLQSGAELEAGEHLLRVSIVKA; this is translated from the coding sequence ATGAGCGAAGACACCGCGGCGGACGCGCCGTTTGACGATAAAGCCCCGGCCAAGGCCGGATACGAGAAGGTGGACAGCTGGTTTGACCTGCCAGCCATGGAACGGGATATCCTGAAGTTGTGGGAAGACACAGACGCGTTCAACCTGCTTCGCGAGAAAAACCGGGGTAAAGAAAAATATTCATTTCTTGACGGCCCCATCACCGCCAACAACCCCATGGGGGTGCATCACGCCTGGGGAAGGACCTATAAGGACGCTTACCAGCGCTATTGGGCCATGAACGGGCGGGAGCTTCGTTATCAAAACGGGTTCGACTGCCAGGGCCTGTGGGTTGAAGTGGAAGTTGAAAAAGAAAAGGGGTTCACCACCAAACGCCAGGTGGAGGAATATGGCATAGACCGGTTCGTGAACGACTGCAAGGCCCGGGTGATCAAATATTCCGGGGTGCAGACGGACCAGTCCAAACGGCTCGGCATGTGGATGGATTGGGACAACTCCTACTACACCATGAGCGAGGAGAACAACTACTCCATCTGGGCGTTCCTGAAAAAATGCCACAGCGAGGGCAAAGTATATCGCGGAACGGACGTGATGCCCTGGTCGGGCCGCTCCGGTTGCGCGTACTCCCACATGGAGGTTATCGAGGGCAGAAAGCTTGTGGCGCACACGTCGGTGTTCGTGCGTTTCCCTCTTATAGACAAACCCGGCGAGAACCTCCTGATATGGACTACCACGCCATGGACCCTTACCTCCAACGTGGCGGCGGCGGTGAACGTGGATCTGGAGTATGTCCGGCTCCGCTCCAAAAAGGACGGCCAGATCTATTATGTGGCCGCCGAGAACGTGGAGTTCAAACGGCTGGACAAGCAGTTCAAGGAAAAGAAAGAGTGGCTGGATGGGGTTCCCAAACTAAAGACCATCGCCCAGATCTTCAACGAACGCGGCGGGTATGAGATAGAGGGAAAGATAAAAGGCGCAGGGCTTGTGGGGTTGCGGTACGCGGGCCCCTTCGACGAGCTGGAGGCGCAATCCATCCCAGGCGGCTATCCCTTCGAGAATCCCGGCGTTACCACTCCGGCCAAGGAAGCCCATAGGGTTATAGACGGCGGGCGGGACAGCCAGGGAAATCCGGCGGTGGTGGCCGGAGAAGGCACGGGCATTGTGCATATCGCCCCCGGATGTGGCGATGTGGACCATGTGATAGGTAAAAAAGAGGGGCTACCGCTACTTTCCCCGTTGGATGCCGGAGCTTTGTTCATAGACAAGTTCGGTTCCTTCACCGGCAAGAACGCCACTTCCAATGATGTGCGCGACCTGGTGTTGGACAGTCTCACCCAAAAAGGATTGTTGATAGCCACCGAGCAATACCCCCATTTCTATCCCCATTGCTGGCGCACCGGCGACGAGCTGGTTTTCCGCCTGGTGGACGAGTGGTATATCAACATGGACTGGCGCGAGCGGATAAAGAAGATAGTGGACGACATCCGCTGGATACCCGCCTGGGGGCATGACCGGGAGATGGAATGGCTGGAGAACATGAGCGACTGGATGATCTCCAAAAAACGCTTCTGGGGTCTGGCCCTGCCGATATGGGCATGTGAGAAGTGCGGTCATTTCGACGTTATCGGCGGCCGGGAGGAGTTGAAATCCCGCGCCATCGAGGGTTGGGATAAATTCGAGGGGCATACCCCCCACCGCCCGTGGATAGACCAGGTGAAGATAGCCTGTGAAAAATGCGGCTCCAAAGCCCATCGCGTGCCAGATGTGGGCAACCCCTGGCTGGACGCGGGCATAGTGCCATACTCCACCACCGGCTATTCCACCGACAGGGAGTATTGGGCCAAATGGATCCCAGCGGACCTTATTGTGGAATGTTTCCCCGGCCAGTTCAGGAACTGGTTCTATAGCCTTCTGGCCATGAGCGCCATGATGGAGAACATGGCCCCCTTCAAGACCCTGAAGGGTTACGCGCTGGTGCGCGACGAGAAGGGGGAGGAGATGCACAAGTCCAAGGGGAACGCCATATGGTTCAACGACGCGGCGGACCAGGCCGGGGCCGATGTCATGCGCTGGCTATATATGAGGCATGACCCGGCGAAAAACCTCAATTTCGGGTTCGCCCTTCTGCGGGAGATCAGGGGCAAGTTCATCAACACCCTGTGGAACACCTACGGGTTCTATGTGAACTACGCCCGCATCGCCGGGTTTGTCCCCTCGGAGAACCACACCCCCTTCACCGAAAGGCGCGATTTCGACCGGTGGATAATCACCGAGTTGGAGGATGTGATAACCAGGTGCCGCGCCTCCATCGAAGACATAAACATCCGTGGCGCCACCCGCGCGCTGGAGGATTTTGTTGAAACCCTCTCCAACTGGTACATCCGACACAACCGGCGGCGGTTCTGGGGGGAATTGACAGACCCGGATTGCCGCGCCGCGTTTGAAACGCTTTTTGAATGCCTGTACGGCATAACCCGGCTGGCGGCGCCCATAATACCTTTCATGACCGAGAAGATGTACCAGAACCTTCTGCGCGCGGTGGTAAAGGATGCTCCCGTAAGCGTACACCTGGCGGACTATCCTGTAAGCGACCCGTCCCGGATGGACAGGGCGCTGGCCGACGAGATGGAGGCGGTGATCAGGATAAACAGCATCGCACTGTCGGCCCGGGAAGCGAAGAAGATAAAAGTGCGCCAGCCGTTGTCGCTACTCACCGTTGGCCCGGCCAACCCCGTGGAGGCACGGGCGGTGGCGCGGTTTGAGGAGACGTTAAAGGAGTCCCTGAACGTAAAGAAAATCGAGATTGCGGCCCTTGGCGCGAAAAGCCCCATGAGTTACGACCTGAAACCGGATTTCAAAAAGCTGGGGCCGCGCATGGGGAAGCTGATGAACGTTCTGGCCCAGGCCATCGGCGTATCCAAGGATGAGCTTATCGCAAGCCTTAAATCCGGCGCGGAGACGGTGACGGTGAACATCGAGGGCGGCCCCGTGGAGCTTACGAAGGAAGACCTGATTCTGGCCGGGGTGTCGCCGGAGAGCCTGGCTGTGGCCGAGGACGGCAATACCTGGGTGGCCTTCAACGCGGAGATTACCGAGGAGATACGCATAGAAGGTTACATGCGCGAGATTCTGCGCAAACTGCAGGTGGCCCGCAAGAACGAGGGGCTGGAGATAGAGAACCGCATAATGTTGAAGTGGGACACCGCATCCGAATCGCTGGAGAAGGTTTTCGAGGTTCATGGGGCATATCTGGCCGAAGAGCTTCTGGCCGTAAGCGTGGAGCGGGTGAAAGGGCTTCAGAGCGGCGCGGAGTTGGAAGCCGGGGAACATCTGTTGAGGGTGTCGATAG
- a CDS encoding lipoate--protein ligase family protein — protein sequence MMKDKWRLLLDAPADGAWNMAVDAALCAMAESDDATPVLRLYGWSRPTLSVGYAQNVETDVDPEYLHSHNIDLVRRPTGGRAVLHWDEITYSVVIPASDRHYGSLRVMYETVARALKTALRDMGLAVDEDSVKEYAKNPCCFATRTRHEISVMGRKVVGSAQRRSKKAALQHGSVILTMDTCAYLSCLRFTDPRRREEAALGLGGINSLPYIKIKADEGRNAIIRAFERVLEAGFMDSLLTPEEEELAKEMTENFMVSAMNENQPHNV from the coding sequence ATGATGAAAGATAAATGGCGGCTATTGCTGGACGCGCCCGCCGATGGCGCGTGGAACATGGCTGTGGACGCGGCGCTTTGCGCCATGGCCGAATCGGACGATGCAACGCCGGTTCTTCGCCTGTACGGATGGAGCAGGCCCACGCTATCCGTGGGATACGCGCAAAACGTGGAGACGGACGTGGATCCGGAGTATCTCCACAGCCATAACATCGATCTTGTAAGACGGCCTACCGGCGGGAGAGCCGTGCTTCATTGGGACGAGATCACCTATTCTGTGGTGATTCCCGCAAGCGACAGGCATTATGGCTCATTGAGGGTAATGTATGAAACCGTGGCCCGCGCGTTGAAAACCGCGTTGCGGGATATGGGGCTGGCGGTGGACGAGGACAGCGTCAAAGAATACGCTAAAAACCCCTGTTGCTTCGCCACCAGGACAAGGCACGAGATTTCCGTGATGGGGCGTAAAGTTGTAGGCTCCGCCCAGCGCCGGTCAAAAAAGGCGGCGCTTCAGCATGGTAGCGTTATACTAACGATGGACACCTGCGCATACCTTTCATGTCTGCGGTTCACCGACCCGCGCCGCAGGGAAGAGGCGGCCTTGGGGCTGGGGGGCATCAACAGCCTGCCGTATATCAAGATCAAAGCGGATGAGGGCCGTAACGCCATTATCCGCGCCTTCGAGCGGGTTTTGGAGGCCGGTTTCATGGATAGCCTTCTTACCCCGGAAGAGGAAGAACTGGCGAAGGAAATGACGGAGAATTTCATGGTTTCCGCGATGAACGAAAACCAGCCCCATAATGTATAA
- a CDS encoding leucyl aminopeptidase: MKFSAKACELDKVRSEATALYLFEGEALDGALKRLDKALNGHISKAVKSGLFEGKQGQTLLIDGLGIIPAGKILIAGLGKKENVTVEKVRQVSGRVAAILRDNGVKNFVTGLAQAKVKGADTALLAQAVTEGSMLALYVFDTLKAEKSRRKVDSATLAAESAIEERKMAGGVKKGAILADSACLARDMINLPSNIATPSYLAGQARKMSAEYGVKCSVFGPKEIEKNKMGGLMAVAKGSHQPARFIIMEWMKGPKNQKPIVLVGKGLTFDTGGISIKPSERMEEMKADMSGGAAVIAAMRSVAALKLKTNVVGLVPSTENMPGGSATKPGDVVTSLSGVSMEIINTDAEGRLILSDALAYAGKYEPDCVVDIATLTGACMVALGTHCSGLFGNDDDLMEQLKDSGEISGERLWPMPLWPEYEDQIKSEVADIKNVGPRWGGAITAAAFLKRHVKGKWAHLDVAGTAYISDKARSYIPLGGVGIGVRLFVDFIEKRAGL, from the coding sequence ATGAAATTTAGCGCGAAAGCATGCGAGCTGGACAAAGTCAGATCTGAAGCCACTGCCCTCTATCTTTTCGAGGGTGAGGCGCTGGATGGGGCTTTAAAACGGCTCGACAAGGCCTTGAATGGCCACATATCCAAAGCCGTAAAATCCGGCTTGTTCGAAGGGAAACAGGGGCAGACGTTACTGATAGACGGGCTGGGCATCATACCAGCCGGGAAAATACTTATAGCCGGGCTGGGCAAGAAGGAAAACGTTACCGTAGAAAAAGTGCGGCAGGTCTCCGGCAGGGTGGCCGCCATATTGCGCGACAACGGCGTGAAAAATTTCGTTACCGGGCTTGCGCAGGCGAAGGTTAAAGGGGCGGACACGGCCTTGCTGGCCCAGGCGGTGACAGAGGGCTCAATGCTGGCCCTCTATGTGTTCGACACGCTCAAGGCTGAAAAATCGCGGAGGAAAGTGGATTCCGCCACCCTTGCGGCGGAATCGGCCATCGAGGAGCGCAAGATGGCCGGAGGCGTGAAGAAAGGCGCCATCCTTGCGGATTCAGCCTGTTTGGCGCGGGACATGATAAACCTCCCATCCAATATAGCCACACCGTCATACCTTGCCGGGCAGGCGCGGAAAATGTCGGCGGAATATGGCGTTAAATGCTCCGTCTTCGGCCCCAAAGAGATAGAGAAAAACAAGATGGGCGGGCTTATGGCCGTGGCCAAGGGAAGCCACCAGCCGGCCAGGTTCATCATAATGGAATGGATGAAAGGGCCGAAAAACCAGAAGCCCATAGTTCTTGTCGGTAAGGGCCTTACCTTCGACACCGGCGGCATATCCATAAAGCCATCAGAGCGGATGGAGGAGATGAAGGCGGACATGTCCGGGGGCGCGGCGGTGATAGCGGCCATGCGTTCCGTGGCGGCGCTGAAATTGAAAACCAACGTGGTGGGGCTTGTGCCATCCACCGAGAACATGCCCGGCGGCTCCGCCACCAAACCGGGGGACGTGGTGACATCCCTGTCCGGCGTCTCCATGGAAATAATCAACACCGACGCGGAGGGGCGGCTTATCCTTTCCGACGCGCTGGCCTACGCCGGTAAATACGAGCCTGATTGCGTGGTGGACATCGCCACCCTCACCGGAGCCTGCATGGTGGCGCTTGGAACCCACTGCTCCGGCCTTTTCGGCAACGACGACGATTTGATGGAACAATTAAAAGATTCGGGCGAAATATCCGGTGAACGGTTGTGGCCCATGCCCCTCTGGCCCGAATATGAGGACCAGATAAAAAGCGAAGTGGCGGACATAAAGAACGTAGGCCCCCGCTGGGGCGGGGCCATCACCGCCGCCGCTTTCTTAAAGCGCCATGTGAAAGGCAAATGGGCCCATCTGGACGTGGCGGGCACCGCTTATATCAGCGATAAGGCGCGTAGCTACATCCCGCTGGGCGGTGTGGGCATTGGCGTGCGGCTTTTTGTCGATTTCATAGAGAAACGCGCGGGGCTTTAA
- the hypA gene encoding hydrogenase maturation nickel metallochaperone HypA, whose amino-acid sequence MSVAISVAQIAETHAREKNASRILSVTVEVGELSGVMPDALAFCYEAAVKGSLAEGSQLVIEKIAAKAQCPDCGLSFAPENRIFICPKCEGLSAAMVAGEELAVRQMEIE is encoded by the coding sequence ATGTCCGTGGCTATAAGCGTGGCGCAGATTGCGGAGACCCATGCCCGCGAAAAAAACGCCAGCAGGATACTGTCCGTCACCGTGGAGGTGGGGGAGCTTAGCGGCGTCATGCCCGACGCGCTGGCTTTCTGTTACGAGGCGGCGGTGAAGGGAAGCCTGGCAGAGGGTAGCCAACTTGTTATCGAGAAAATAGCCGCTAAGGCGCAGTGCCCCGACTGCGGCTTGAGCTTCGCGCCGGAAAACCGCATATTCATCTGCCCCAAGTGCGAAGGGTTGTCCGCGGCAATGGTGGCCGGGGAAGAGCTGGCCGTGCGCCAGATGGAGATTGAATAA
- the hypB gene encoding hydrogenase nickel incorporation protein HypB, producing MAEVVEVRKNVLGKNDEIAAANREHLARLSVTALNFVSSPGAGKTSLLVRTLNDLKDEIRFAVIEGDQETDNDARRIAETGVPVTQINTISACHLDAQMVRGAFAEIPLQTVDTLLIENVGNLVCPASYDLGENMKVAVMSVTEGEDKPAKYPKMFRVSSALLITKADLLPHLDFDLPRAVEYARNVNPSLKIFTVSSRTGEGMEDWYGFIRAMRNAGQG from the coding sequence ATGGCCGAGGTGGTGGAAGTCAGGAAAAACGTGCTCGGCAAGAACGACGAGATAGCCGCGGCCAACCGCGAACATCTCGCGCGGCTTTCCGTTACGGCGTTAAATTTCGTAAGCTCGCCGGGGGCGGGCAAAACCTCTTTGCTGGTGCGCACCCTCAACGACCTGAAAGACGAAATCAGGTTCGCGGTAATCGAGGGGGACCAGGAGACGGACAACGACGCCCGGAGGATAGCGGAAACCGGCGTTCCCGTCACGCAGATAAACACCATATCGGCGTGCCATCTGGACGCGCAGATGGTGCGCGGCGCGTTTGCCGAAATACCCTTGCAGACCGTGGACACTTTGCTTATCGAAAACGTGGGCAACCTGGTATGCCCCGCCTCTTACGACCTGGGGGAGAATATGAAAGTGGCGGTGATGTCCGTCACCGAAGGGGAAGACAAACCGGCCAAATACCCAAAGATGTTCCGGGTGTCGTCGGCGCTGTTGATTACCAAGGCTGACCTTCTGCCCCATCTGGATTTCGACCTGCCCCGCGCCGTGGAATACGCGAGGAACGTGAATCCCTCGCTGAAGATTTTCACGGTGTCGTCGAGAACCGGCGAGGGGATGGAGGATTGGTACGGTTTCATCCGGGCAATGCGGAATGCCGGGCAAGGGTGA
- the hypF gene encoding carbamoyltransferase HypF, with amino-acid sequence MPGKGERARKIIEVTGIVQGVGFRPFIHHLAGKHGVAGNVLNNVRGVVINAEGAHNAVNAFEEDIVELAPPLAHITSIKSTFAEPTGARGFVIVESEYVGDKRALIAPDADVCPDCLREMLDPADRRHRYPFINCVNCGPRFTIVTDVPYDRPNTTMSAFPMCHYCRSEYENPENRRYHAQPVACPVCGPRLMFLGPDFMPLAADDPIVAAMETLAQGKIVAIKGIGGYHLACDAGNDEAVNRLRTLKKRDEKPFAIMFTDLATVARYAHLSEKELALLASRPHPITLVKKIAAPSFNSSTPGNRYIGAMLPYSPLHHLLFHTAPYNSLVMTSANISDEPIVYRDDDAKTQLAGIADNYLAHNRPIHNKADDSIEKVMGHGPVVIRRSRGYTPAPIMLDREYPNILAVGGELKNTFCLIKGDRAFLSQHMGDLKYEDTLATFTEGVERMLELLGINELAAVAHDMHPAYLSSTYALSRPEAVKVAAQHHHAHMASLMAERGLDGEVIGIIFDGTGYGLDGSIWGGEFLTGSARQFKRAGAINPIPLLGGDAAIREPYRLALALLFELYGDSFPTLPVEWLNSLEPQRLQIFRTMLKNRVNTPLSHGMGRMFDTVSALIGLCPRASFEGQAAMALEMEVETGGYEAYPFFIAADGGQAVSLDFRDTFKSLVEDVIARRGMGIMAARFHETVAQAALAMAGRIRKESGLNRVLLSGGVFQNSVLSDRLGALLQSAGFDVYRHGRAPCNDGGLALGQALIAAKTLVND; translated from the coding sequence ATGCCGGGCAAGGGTGAGCGTGCGCGGAAAATAATTGAAGTCACCGGCATCGTGCAGGGTGTCGGGTTCAGGCCGTTCATCCACCACCTGGCTGGAAAACACGGCGTGGCGGGCAATGTTCTTAATAATGTTCGCGGTGTTGTTATAAACGCCGAGGGCGCTCATAACGCCGTGAACGCTTTCGAGGAAGACATCGTAGAGCTGGCGCCGCCACTTGCCCATATCACATCCATAAAATCCACATTCGCCGAGCCCACTGGGGCCAGGGGTTTTGTGATAGTGGAAAGCGAATACGTAGGGGACAAACGGGCGCTAATAGCCCCGGACGCGGATGTTTGCCCCGATTGCCTGCGGGAAATGCTCGACCCTGCCGACCGCCGCCACCGTTACCCGTTCATCAACTGCGTAAATTGCGGCCCGCGGTTCACCATCGTCACGGACGTTCCCTACGACAGGCCCAACACCACCATGTCGGCGTTCCCCATGTGCCATTATTGCCGGAGTGAATACGAAAACCCGGAGAACAGACGATACCACGCCCAGCCCGTGGCCTGCCCTGTGTGTGGTCCGAGGTTGATGTTCCTCGGGCCGGATTTTATGCCACTAGCCGCTGATGACCCTATTGTCGCCGCGATGGAAACGTTGGCGCAGGGAAAAATCGTGGCCATTAAAGGAATCGGCGGCTATCACCTGGCTTGCGACGCGGGGAACGACGAGGCCGTAAACCGGCTACGAACCTTGAAAAAGCGGGACGAAAAACCTTTCGCCATCATGTTTACTGATTTAGCGACCGTCGCCAGATATGCCCACCTAAGCGAGAAAGAGCTGGCGCTTCTTGCCAGCAGGCCTCATCCAATCACTCTGGTGAAGAAAATAGCGGCGCCCAGTTTCAATTCATCCACTCCGGGCAACCGCTATATAGGCGCCATGCTACCCTACTCCCCGCTTCACCACCTGCTTTTCCATACGGCGCCGTACAACTCCCTGGTGATGACATCCGCCAACATAAGCGACGAGCCCATCGTTTACCGTGATGATGACGCAAAAACGCAACTGGCGGGAATCGCCGATAATTACCTGGCCCACAACCGGCCCATCCACAACAAGGCGGACGATTCCATCGAGAAGGTCATGGGCCACGGCCCTGTGGTAATCCGGCGCTCCCGGGGCTACACGCCTGCGCCTATCATGCTGGACAGGGAATACCCTAATATCCTGGCCGTTGGAGGTGAGCTTAAGAACACCTTCTGCCTGATAAAAGGCGATCGGGCTTTTTTAAGCCAGCACATGGGCGATTTAAAATATGAAGACACCCTCGCCACCTTCACCGAAGGAGTCGAGCGGATGTTGGAGCTATTGGGCATCAACGAGCTGGCGGCCGTGGCCCACGACATGCACCCGGCGTATCTCAGCTCCACCTACGCCCTATCGCGGCCGGAGGCGGTAAAGGTAGCCGCGCAACACCATCACGCGCACATGGCGTCGCTCATGGCGGAGCGTGGATTGGACGGGGAGGTTATCGGCATTATCTTCGATGGCACGGGATATGGTCTTGATGGCTCGATCTGGGGTGGCGAGTTCTTGACCGGATCCGCACGGCAGTTTAAACGAGCGGGCGCGATAAATCCCATCCCCCTGTTAGGCGGCGACGCGGCGATAAGAGAGCCATACCGGTTGGCGCTGGCGTTGTTGTTTGAACTCTATGGCGACAGCTTTCCAACGTTGCCGGTAGAATGGTTAAACTCGCTGGAGCCGCAGAGGCTCCAAATCTTTCGCACGATGCTAAAGAACCGCGTGAACACCCCGTTATCGCATGGAATGGGCAGGATGTTCGACACTGTTTCGGCCCTTATCGGGCTTTGCCCCCGCGCTTCTTTCGAGGGGCAAGCCGCCATGGCGCTGGAGATGGAGGTTGAAACCGGCGGTTACGAGGCGTATCCTTTTTTTATCGCCGCAGATGGGGGGCAGGCTGTCTCGCTGGATTTCAGGGACACCTTCAAATCGCTGGTTGAGGACGTTATCGCAAGGCGTGGAATGGGGATTATGGCGGCCAGGTTCCACGAGACGGTGGCGCAAGCCGCTTTAGCCATGGCAGGCCGTATCCGCAAAGAAAGCGGGCTGAACCGCGTTCTTTTATCCGGTGGTGTTTTCCAGAATTCAGTTTTGTCCGACAGGCTGGGCGCATTGCTCCAATCGGCCGGTTTTGATGTGTACCGGCATGGCAGGGCGCCTTGCAACGATGGGGGCCTTGCGCTTGGGCAGGCTTTAATAGCCGCTAAAACTCTGGTGAACGATTAA
- a CDS encoding HypC/HybG/HupF family hydrogenase formation chaperone — MCVAVPMKVIEVDDVNCVAEIDGVRKTICVMTLDDVKPGDYVMAHAGFAIAKVDPATADETLRLMREIVESEERDR; from the coding sequence ATGTGCGTTGCCGTGCCGATGAAAGTTATCGAAGTGGATGACGTGAACTGCGTGGCGGAAATAGACGGCGTCCGCAAAACCATCTGCGTCATGACGCTGGACGACGTTAAACCCGGAGATTATGTGATGGCGCACGCCGGTTTCGCCATCGCCAAGGTGGACCCTGCCACCGCCGACGAAACATTGCGGCTGATGCGCGAGATCGTGGAGTCGGAGGAACGGGATAGATGA
- the hypD gene encoding hydrogenase formation protein HypD gives MRYIEEFRDGKLAAKLEQDLVREAARLARAITLMEVCGTHTMSIYRHGLRSMFPENVKMVSGPGCPVCVTPVGYVDMAIELARTPGVIITTFGDMMRVPGTSSALQKERGAGKDVRVVYTALDALTVAANNKNNEVVFLGVGFETTAPSIASTIIMAKKLGITNFSVLCAHKVMPEPMEALTSGQLKLDGYMCPAHVSAIIGEEGYRPIAGKYGVPCVITGFEPLDILRGVIMLVRQVADGRAEVENEYNRVVLPEGNRKAQAILADVFVKSSAVWRGLGPIPDSGLAIAPKYEAYDAAKKFGIVEPPSRENPACVCGEILKGLKGPQDCPLFGKACVPENPIGACMVSSEGTCAAHYRYGAGALAHA, from the coding sequence ATGAGATACATCGAAGAGTTCCGCGACGGGAAGCTGGCCGCAAAGCTTGAGCAAGACCTGGTCCGGGAAGCCGCAAGGCTTGCCAGGGCCATTACACTGATGGAAGTTTGCGGTACCCATACCATGTCCATCTACCGTCACGGTTTGCGCTCCATGTTCCCGGAAAACGTGAAAATGGTATCTGGCCCCGGGTGCCCGGTTTGCGTGACACCCGTGGGTTATGTGGACATGGCCATTGAGCTGGCGCGAACGCCGGGGGTGATAATCACCACCTTCGGCGACATGATGCGCGTGCCCGGCACATCCTCCGCCCTGCAGAAAGAGCGCGGCGCTGGAAAGGACGTGCGGGTGGTATATACCGCCTTGGACGCGCTGACCGTGGCCGCCAACAATAAAAATAACGAGGTGGTGTTCCTGGGAGTGGGCTTTGAGACCACCGCCCCTTCCATAGCCTCCACAATCATCATGGCCAAAAAGCTGGGTATCACAAACTTCTCCGTTCTTTGCGCGCACAAGGTGATGCCGGAACCCATGGAGGCTTTAACCAGCGGCCAGTTGAAGCTGGACGGCTACATGTGCCCCGCACATGTCTCCGCCATTATCGGCGAGGAGGGTTATAGGCCCATTGCAGGAAAATACGGCGTCCCCTGCGTCATTACCGGGTTTGAGCCGCTGGACATCCTTCGTGGCGTAATCATGCTTGTCCGGCAGGTGGCCGATGGACGGGCCGAGGTTGAAAACGAATATAACCGCGTTGTCCTGCCCGAGGGCAATAGGAAAGCGCAGGCCATATTGGCGGACGTGTTCGTAAAATCCAGCGCGGTGTGGCGCGGTCTGGGCCCCATACCCGATAGCGGCCTGGCCATCGCGCCAAAGTATGAAGCTTATGACGCGGCCAAAAAATTCGGGATTGTAGAGCCTCCATCCCGTGAAAATCCGGCATGCGTGTGTGGAGAGATACTTAAAGGGTTAAAAGGGCCGCAGGACTGCCCGCTGTTCGGAAAAGCGTGTGTCCCGGAAAACCCCATCGGGGCCTGCATGGTCTCTTCGGAAGGCACATGCGCCGCCCATTACCGTTATGGCGCAGGAGCGTTGGCCCATGCGTGA